ggtcattgagttactccagcactttgtctcatcTGACTAAATCATGGTGAATATGCCTGTCAGTTAGCTGTTAGATAATGCGTGCAAGCAGTTTGATTTATTTCAATTTCTATGTCCATTCGCGTGCAAAATATTCAATGATAAGATTAAGATCTATCGGAGCTGTAAATGCAAATCAATTTCCAGAAGCTCTATTTATCTAGCTTTGGAAATCCCAACTGCAGAATAAACAACTTTTATTTAAAGCACACCTTTGATTAAAATATTACCTTTTACTGATTCAAGACTTTATTATCTCCTCTTGGCCCATTCTAGTTGGAAAATCATCAACTATACTGAACAAAGGCTGCATTGAAAGTGCACTGTGTACTGGAAGCATCAACATCTTGTTCGTCGCTAGTGGGACTGAATGTTGTGATACTGATTTATGTAACGTGAATGGTTCAGTTAATTTCTGTGCAAGCAAACTGCTGATTATAGCTTCTGCAAGTATTCTTTACTTTATCTATAAGCTCACAAACTAAGTAGAATATTGTGCCATCTGCTAGACGGGACCTGGTGATTTATGTTATTAATTTCACTTAAATGTAAGGTATAGTTTGGCCAAATTTTTTTCTTCAGTGGgtctcttcacaaaattaatgttTAGCCTTCTATCTTTATTTTCTTCATTAATTAGCTACAGTGAACTCGCATTGGGTGGAATGCAACAACAAGTTCCCTGATACCACCGATTATtcataaaattaaaacaaatacaaataATCCATCGTTAAAGGAGTCAAGGAATACATTGAAAACTTGTAGCTTTTATTAAAATGCACATTACATTTATGACTCGGATCAGTACAAAGCAATTTGAGACTACTGGGCAGAACTTGACGTGTAAATTTAAAATTAAGCAAAACCTTATAGCTTTATTTTAAACATTGACAATTTTGTTATAAAATCATCAAGTGCAATACATAAGTGATATTATTATGATATACTATTGTATTCAACGGTGATAAAATAAAAAGTGAAGTATTGTAATTTGCTATGTTATCTGTGCATGTTGGCTGTTCTAGTTATTCTTAATTTGTTTTATGAGGCTCCATTTTAATAACCAAAATGTAATGATGTTCACAGTGCATGTAACATGTACTAGGCAAAATGATTAAAGCAGGAAGGCACTGCACATTGCAACGTGGATGCTCATAGCTAACGAAGATGATGTAATGATCATGTCCCTGTTCTCATAACTCCTTGAAGAGATTCCTTTACTTAACTTTTTGACCTTTCAATTAAATCATCTGTTCTAATATCACTTGATGTAAATCATTATCAAATTTTgtttaataaatctcctctgaaaTGTCTTGGATCTACTGTTTTGCTAAAAGTTTTAAGCTAAAAAACTAATAACAAGCTAGTGTTATTGTAATCAATAAATGATTTGAACACTTTTGCTCACTACTAATTTCTAAACAAGAACAAGAAATAAAgacacattggactttttccataAAAAAAGATATGAGATTTGTCCTGTTCCAATATATCTGATTAATTCCTGACCAGGATATTCAAGAAATGACAAAGTACTGACAAGGTATGGTGAAAACACAATTCACTCTTGATTTGGATATCAAGCAATAACAAATAAGTGATTTTCATTATAAAACTAAGACTAAATTACATGTTTATCAGTTTGTGACCTCCCCTACTATTACAATGAGACCTAATGCAtgattgaggaacagcacctaatctATTTTCTGGGCACACTGCAGATCTCTGGATTCGATATTGAATTCcgtaaaaaagtttaaaaaatgctggagtaactcagtgggtcattcagcatttctggagaacgtgaataggtgacatttcagactgtGGTCAGAAGATGtttacgacccaaaacgtcacatatagatgttctctagagatgctgcctgacctgctgagttacttcagccctttccactaggggcgccgaacgattggcagccctgccaacagTCTCTTTGATTTTTcgtcattttttttatttttagtgtgcgtTAAGTctatgtaaatgttctccggtttgttttatgtgggggcagtgggaggcggagggggagtttttcagtttcttaccttgccggagatggaattaattttcggatcgcattctctggtcgctctgcggcctaccaacgatggagctggaggcctccttggactgactttgagccgccACCATGGGGgctacatcggagccgatcccttgcctgggatcgcttcaaccgcggcctgtggactttaccagttcgagctcgcagtctcgggagaggccgtggatattgggagctccaatgtcgcggaaGGTTCCACCAGCCACGACGCAAGGTTCGATTGTCCGGcacggggagctgacatccccccgatgcaggagctgatcatcTTGTCGCGGAGGGCCCGATGCCggttacgggagtcaagatcatcgcgtcaacggagggctcgaggcccccgaccgcgggagacctaagggaagagattgaacttttttttcgacttccatcacagtgaggaatgtagacgagtcactgtgatgggtgtttatgttaaaatgtgttttgtatgttccgttgct
This genomic stretch from Amblyraja radiata isolate CabotCenter1 chromosome 4, sAmbRad1.1.pri, whole genome shotgun sequence harbors:
- the psca gene encoding prostate stem cell antigen; its protein translation is MKVVLFLLFVIYLSTSTVTSLKCYTCLDATNNADCNANAPTTCTSTTAKCSVAKVAVSLFGKSSTILNKGCIESALCTGSINILFVASGTECCDTDLCNVNGSVNFCASKLLIIASASILYFIYKLTN